A window of the Paraburkholderia sp. ZP32-5 genome harbors these coding sequences:
- a CDS encoding NCS2 family permease codes for MDSIKRYFGFDAAGTNLRTEVLAGVTTFLTMAYIIFVNPAILGDAGMPKGAVFVATCLVAALASLIMGLYANYPIALAPGMGLNAYFAYTVVKGMGYTWEAALGAVFISGCLFLIVTLFRVREVIVKGIPHSIRIAITGGIGLFLAIISLKSAGIVVGNPATLVTLGNLHDPHVVLAAIGFFGIVTLDYLRVRGAILIGIVGVTILSFFFGGNAFHGIVSAPPSIAPTLLQLDIRSALSTGVLNVVLVFFLVELFDATGTLMGVANRAGLLVEGKMHRLNRALLADSTAILAGSMLGTSSTTAYIESASGVQAGGRTGVTAITVAVLFIAALFFAPLAEVVPPYATAPALLYVSCLMLRELVDLPWDDATEVVPAALTALLMPFTYSIANGVAFGFISYAGLKLLTGQARQVKLVVWIIAAIFLFRYFYLGSE; via the coding sequence ATGGACTCGATCAAACGCTACTTCGGCTTCGACGCCGCCGGCACCAACCTGCGCACCGAAGTGCTCGCGGGCGTCACCACCTTCCTGACGATGGCTTACATCATCTTCGTGAACCCGGCGATTCTCGGCGACGCCGGCATGCCGAAGGGTGCGGTGTTCGTCGCGACCTGCCTCGTGGCCGCGCTCGCGTCGCTGATCATGGGTCTGTACGCGAACTACCCGATCGCGCTCGCGCCCGGCATGGGCCTGAACGCGTACTTCGCGTACACGGTGGTCAAGGGCATGGGCTATACGTGGGAGGCGGCGCTCGGCGCGGTGTTCATCTCCGGCTGCCTGTTCCTGATCGTCACGCTGTTTCGCGTGCGCGAGGTGATCGTCAAGGGCATTCCGCATTCGATCCGGATTGCGATCACCGGCGGTATCGGCCTCTTTCTCGCGATCATTTCGCTGAAGTCGGCCGGCATCGTGGTCGGCAATCCGGCCACGCTCGTCACGCTCGGCAATCTGCACGATCCGCATGTCGTGCTCGCCGCGATCGGCTTTTTCGGCATCGTCACGCTCGACTATCTGCGCGTGCGCGGCGCGATCCTGATTGGCATCGTCGGCGTGACGATTCTGAGCTTCTTCTTTGGCGGCAACGCGTTTCACGGCATCGTCTCGGCGCCGCCGTCGATCGCGCCGACGCTGTTGCAGCTCGACATCCGCAGCGCGCTGTCGACCGGCGTGCTGAACGTCGTGCTGGTGTTCTTCCTCGTCGAGCTGTTCGACGCGACCGGCACGCTGATGGGCGTCGCGAACCGCGCGGGGCTGCTCGTCGAAGGCAAGATGCACCGGCTGAACCGCGCGCTGCTCGCCGATAGCACCGCAATCCTTGCCGGCTCGATGCTCGGTACGTCGTCGACGACCGCGTATATCGAAAGCGCGTCTGGCGTGCAGGCCGGCGGCCGCACCGGCGTGACCGCGATCACCGTTGCCGTGCTGTTCATCGCCGCGCTGTTTTTCGCGCCGCTCGCCGAAGTCGTGCCGCCGTACGCGACCGCGCCCGCGCTGCTCTACGTGTCGTGCCTGATGCTGCGCGAACTGGTCGACCTGCCGTGGGACGACGCGACCGAAGTCGTGCCGGCCGCGCTGACCGCGCTGCTGATGCCGTTCACGTATTCGATCGCGAACGGCGTCGCGTTCGGCTTCATTTCGTACGCGGGACTGAAGCTGCTGACCGGCCAGGCGCGTCAGGTCAAGCTGGTGGTGTGGATCATCGCGGCGATTTTCCTGTTCCGCTATTTCTATCTCGGCAGCGAGTAA
- a CDS encoding slipin family protein has product MIGFTFGFSSILILLVAALIASSVRIFREYERGVVFMLGRFWKVKGPGLVLIIPVVQQAVRMDLRTVVFDVPPQDVITRDNVSVKVNAVVYFRVVDPEKAVIQVAKYFEATSQLSQTTLRAVLGKHDLDQLLSEREQLNADIQKVLDAQTDAWGIKVSIVEIKHVDINETMIRAIARQAEAERERRAKVIHAEGELQASRQLLEAAQTLAQQPQAMQLRYLQTLTTIAADKNSTIVFPLPIELLNAVMDRFSKPSVP; this is encoded by the coding sequence ATGATCGGTTTCACATTCGGCTTCAGCAGCATCCTGATCCTGCTCGTGGCCGCGCTGATTGCCTCGTCGGTGCGGATCTTTCGCGAGTACGAACGCGGCGTCGTGTTCATGCTCGGGCGCTTCTGGAAGGTCAAGGGGCCGGGGCTCGTGCTGATCATCCCGGTCGTGCAGCAGGCGGTGCGCATGGATCTGCGCACCGTCGTGTTCGACGTGCCGCCGCAGGACGTGATTACGCGCGACAACGTGTCGGTCAAGGTCAACGCGGTCGTGTACTTCCGCGTCGTCGATCCGGAAAAGGCCGTGATTCAGGTGGCCAAATACTTCGAGGCGACCAGTCAGCTATCGCAGACCACGCTGCGCGCGGTGCTCGGCAAACACGATCTCGACCAGCTGCTGTCCGAGCGCGAACAGCTGAACGCCGACATCCAGAAGGTGCTCGATGCGCAGACCGACGCGTGGGGCATCAAGGTATCGATCGTCGAAATCAAGCACGTCGACATCAACGAAACGATGATTCGCGCGATCGCTCGCCAGGCCGAAGCGGAGCGCGAGCGGCGCGCAAAGGTGATTCACGCGGAAGGCGAATTGCAGGCGTCGCGGCAATTGCTCGAAGCCGCGCAGACGCTCGCGCAACAACCGCAGGCGATGCAGCTGCGCTACCTGCAAACGCTGACGACGATCGCCGCCGACAAGAATTCGACGATCGTGTTTCCGCTGCCGATCGAACTGTTGAATGCGGTGATGGACCGATTCAGCAAGCCTTCGGTGCCATGA
- a CDS encoding DUF4148 domain-containing protein, producing MKMFSRLGLGALLAAVGISTAFAQTISPYAPKTRAQVRADLIEWLDAGYDPQDTIDYPINAQIAGRIVAERRALRQQGQTAVQ from the coding sequence ATGAAGATGTTTTCCCGCCTTGGACTCGGCGCGCTGCTGGCCGCCGTAGGTATCAGCACCGCGTTTGCGCAAACCATCAGCCCTTACGCGCCGAAAACGCGCGCCCAGGTCCGCGCCGACCTGATCGAATGGCTCGACGCCGGCTACGATCCGCAAGACACGATCGACTATCCGATCAATGCGCAGATCGCCGGGCGCATCGTCGCCGAGCGGCGCGCGCTGCGGCAGCAGGGGCAGACGGCCGTGCAGTAA
- a CDS encoding NfeD family protein, producing MNTIPRLPLRQSGPRRPLIRGGIVGLLMRGIAVLGMLLAFGFAARESVTPWRAASAATIANAAARVAAATANSVVVIPVNGAIGPGSADFIVRGLQRAANQHAQLAVLQLDTPGGLDTSMRQIIKAILGSPVPVATFIAPSGARAASAGTYIVYASHIAAMAPGTNLGAATPIQMGIGGPEQPGGGGGNSGATPGLPDMRTLPGNAAGSASGTGTATASGSDTSASSAATPGAASALPLDTQSTEMRKQVHDAAAYIRGLAQMRGRNADWAERAVREAVSLSDEEALTQHVVDVVARDVPDLLRRVDGRTVTTTAGSVTLHTAHAPLITLEPDWRSRFLAVITDPSVALILLMLGMYGLFFEFSNPGFVLPGVVGAISLLLGLFAMQMLPVSYVGLGLIFLGIAFLIGEAFLPTFGSLGFGGVVAFVIGAMMLMDTDVPGYGIPLPLIAAVVVFSVAFVLGVSRLALRARRRPVVTGSEALIGCVGVVLDDGLLPENPAGGLLAGWARVHGERWRVASTTPAAAGERVRVTARHGLTLTVVPIAPLSAAVGAPGTSQGERS from the coding sequence ATGAACACGATTCCGCGTCTTCCGCTCCGGCAGTCCGGTCCGCGCCGACCGCTTATCCGCGGCGGCATCGTGGGCCTTTTGATGCGCGGCATCGCCGTGCTCGGCATGCTGTTGGCATTTGGCTTCGCGGCGCGCGAATCGGTCACGCCGTGGCGGGCGGCGAGCGCGGCGACCATCGCCAACGCCGCGGCCCGTGTCGCGGCCGCGACCGCGAACAGCGTCGTCGTGATTCCGGTGAACGGCGCAATCGGGCCGGGCAGCGCCGATTTCATCGTCAGGGGCTTGCAACGCGCGGCGAATCAGCACGCGCAGCTCGCGGTGCTGCAACTCGATACGCCGGGCGGGCTCGACACGTCGATGCGGCAGATCATCAAGGCGATCCTCGGCTCGCCGGTGCCGGTCGCGACCTTCATCGCACCGAGCGGCGCGCGCGCCGCGAGCGCCGGCACCTACATCGTCTACGCCAGCCATATCGCGGCGATGGCGCCGGGTACGAATCTCGGCGCCGCGACGCCGATCCAGATGGGAATCGGCGGCCCCGAACAGCCTGGCGGCGGTGGCGGCAACAGCGGCGCAACGCCGGGGCTGCCGGATATGCGCACGTTGCCCGGCAACGCGGCCGGTTCCGCGTCGGGTACGGGTACGGCCACCGCTTCCGGCTCCGACACCTCCGCGTCTTCGGCTGCCACTCCCGGTGCCGCGAGCGCGCTGCCGCTCGACACCCAATCGACCGAAATGCGCAAGCAGGTTCACGACGCGGCCGCCTATATCCGCGGCCTCGCGCAGATGCGCGGGCGCAATGCCGACTGGGCCGAGCGGGCAGTCCGCGAGGCGGTGAGCCTGTCCGACGAGGAAGCGCTGACGCAGCACGTCGTCGACGTGGTCGCGCGCGACGTGCCCGATCTGCTGCGCCGGGTCGACGGCCGCACGGTCACGACGACCGCCGGCAGCGTCACGCTGCACACCGCGCACGCGCCGCTGATCACGCTGGAGCCCGACTGGCGCAGCCGCTTCCTCGCGGTGATCACCGACCCGAGCGTCGCGCTGATCCTGCTGATGCTCGGCATGTACGGCCTGTTCTTCGAGTTCTCGAATCCCGGTTTCGTGCTGCCCGGCGTGGTCGGCGCGATCAGTCTGCTGCTCGGCCTGTTCGCGATGCAGATGCTGCCCGTCAGCTACGTCGGCCTCGGGCTGATCTTTCTCGGTATCGCGTTCCTGATCGGCGAGGCGTTCCTGCCGACCTTCGGCTCGCTCGGCTTCGGCGGCGTGGTCGCGTTCGTGATCGGCGCAATGATGCTGATGGACACCGACGTGCCCGGCTACGGCATTCCGCTGCCGCTGATCGCGGCGGTGGTCGTGTTCAGCGTCGCGTTCGTGCTCGGCGTCTCGCGGCTCGCGCTGCGCGCGCGGCGGCGGCCGGTCGTGACCGGCTCGGAGGCGCTGATCGGCTGCGTCGGCGTGGTGCTGGACGACGGCTTGCTGCCGGAGAACCCAGCGGGCGGCCTGCTGGCCGGCTGGGCGCGCGTGCACGGCGAGCGCTGGCGGGTAGCGAGCACGACGCCGGCCGCGGCGGGCGAGCGCGTGCGCGTGACCGCGCGCCACGGCCTGACGCTGACCGTGGTGCCCATTGCGCCGCTCAGTGCGGCGGTCGGCGCGCCGGGCACATCACAAGGAGAACGCTCATGA
- a CDS encoding YaiI/YqxD family protein, with protein MPIWVDADACPAVVKDMLYRAARRTGVPLTLVANTFLRVPPSPLIRAIQVPAGFDAADQLIVERVAAGDLVITADIPLAAAVLEKNAHALDPRGNWFTPGTIEERLRMRSILDQLRSSGVDTGGPSAFSPRDGKTFAGELDRWLARHAPRQ; from the coding sequence ATGCCAATCTGGGTCGATGCCGACGCCTGCCCGGCCGTCGTCAAGGACATGCTCTACCGCGCCGCGCGCCGCACCGGCGTGCCGCTGACCTTGGTCGCCAATACGTTTCTGCGCGTGCCGCCATCGCCGTTGATCCGCGCGATCCAGGTACCGGCCGGTTTCGATGCCGCCGATCAGCTGATCGTCGAACGGGTTGCGGCCGGCGATCTCGTGATTACCGCCGACATCCCGCTCGCCGCCGCGGTGCTGGAAAAAAACGCGCACGCGCTCGACCCGCGCGGCAACTGGTTCACGCCCGGCACGATCGAAGAACGCCTGCGGATGCGCTCGATCCTCGACCAGTTGCGCTCGAGCGGCGTCGATACGGGCGGCCCGTCCGCCTTCAGCCCGCGCGACGGCAAGACCTTCGCGGGCGAGCTGGACCGCTGGCTCGCGCGGCACGCGCCGCGACAGTGA
- a CDS encoding acyl-CoA dehydrogenase family protein, whose amino-acid sequence MDSFYTDEQRMIRDAARDFATECLAPYASQWDRDAQLPAGVVAQLGELGFLGMMVPSEWGGSYTDYVAYALALEEIAAGCAACATLMSVHNSVGCAPILNFGSAAQKDRYLRELASGRTIGAFCLTEPQAGSEANNLRTRAVLRDGQWILNGSKQFVTNGARAGLAIVFAVTDPERGKRGLSAFIVPTGTPGFDVGRPEHKLGIRASDTCPISLVDCAVPEANLLGEPGEGLRIALSNLEGGRIGIAAQAVGIARAAFDAARRYASEREQFGKPLKDHQTIANMLADMATRLNAARLLVHHAARLRSAGRPCLSEASQAKLFASELAEEICSNAIQIHGGYGYLEDYAVERHYRDARITQIYEGTSEVQRMVIARHV is encoded by the coding sequence ATGGACAGCTTCTACACCGACGAACAACGGATGATCCGCGACGCCGCGCGCGACTTTGCCACCGAATGTCTCGCGCCGTATGCGTCGCAATGGGATCGCGATGCGCAGTTGCCCGCCGGCGTGGTCGCCCAACTGGGCGAGCTGGGTTTTCTCGGCATGATGGTGCCGTCCGAATGGGGCGGCTCGTACACCGACTACGTCGCCTATGCGCTCGCGCTGGAGGAAATCGCGGCCGGCTGCGCGGCCTGCGCGACGCTGATGAGCGTGCACAACTCGGTCGGCTGCGCGCCGATCCTGAACTTCGGCAGCGCCGCGCAGAAAGACCGCTATCTGCGCGAGCTGGCGAGCGGCCGCACGATCGGCGCGTTCTGCTTGACCGAGCCGCAGGCGGGCTCCGAGGCGAACAATCTGCGCACCCGCGCGGTACTGCGCGATGGCCAATGGATTCTGAACGGCAGCAAGCAATTCGTGACCAACGGCGCGCGCGCGGGCCTCGCGATCGTGTTCGCGGTTACTGATCCCGAGCGCGGCAAGCGCGGCCTGTCCGCGTTCATCGTACCGACCGGCACGCCGGGTTTCGACGTCGGCCGGCCGGAGCACAAGCTGGGCATCCGCGCGTCCGACACCTGTCCGATTTCGCTGGTCGACTGCGCGGTGCCCGAAGCCAATCTGCTCGGCGAGCCGGGCGAGGGGCTGCGCATCGCGCTGTCGAATCTGGAGGGCGGGCGTATCGGCATCGCCGCGCAGGCGGTCGGCATCGCGCGGGCTGCATTCGATGCGGCGCGCCGCTATGCGAGCGAGCGCGAGCAGTTCGGCAAGCCGCTGAAGGACCATCAGACGATCGCGAACATGCTGGCCGATATGGCGACGCGCCTGAATGCCGCGCGCCTGCTCGTGCATCACGCGGCTCGGCTGCGTTCGGCCGGGCGGCCGTGTCTGTCGGAGGCATCGCAGGCGAAGCTGTTTGCGTCCGAACTGGCCGAGGAAATCTGTTCGAACGCAATCCAGATTCATGGCGGCTATGGTTATCTGGAGGACTACGCGGTGGAGCGCCACTATCGCGATGCACGCATTACGCAGATCTACGAAGGCACGAGCGAGGTGCAGCGGATGGTGATTGCGCGGCATGTTTGA
- a CDS encoding DUF1488 domain-containing protein, whose product MQIQFPNEAPEYSGRELTLAFPAMIDGQRVECMITAEALEDHFGAASPRLEDMVVAFDAHRPRIEAATRRLLSETRAQCLVLRSGYVRFYEANWRN is encoded by the coding sequence ATGCAGATCCAGTTTCCGAACGAAGCCCCTGAATATTCAGGTCGCGAACTTACTCTGGCGTTTCCGGCGATGATCGACGGACAGAGAGTGGAGTGCATGATCACCGCGGAAGCACTCGAAGACCACTTCGGCGCGGCATCGCCGCGTCTCGAAGACATGGTCGTCGCATTCGACGCTCACCGGCCCCGCATCGAGGCCGCGACGCGCCGTCTGTTGTCGGAAACGCGCGCGCAGTGTCTCGTGCTCAGAAGCGGTTACGTACGCTTTTACGAGGCGAACTGGCGCAACTGA
- a CDS encoding CoA-acylating methylmalonate-semialdehyde dehydrogenase, with the protein MSAIASNETRRDVTSVRLLINGEFVESKTTEWRDIVNPATQAVLARVPFATAAEVDEAVRSAQAAFKTWKDTPIGARMRIMLKYQALIREHMPRIAKTLSAEQGKTIPDAEGDIFRGLEVVEHACSIGTLQQGEFAENVAGGVDTYTLRQPLGVCAGITPFNFPAMIPLWMFPMALVCGNTFVLKPSEQDPLSTMELVELALEAGVPKGVLNVVHGGKEVVDALCTHELVKAISFVGSTAVGTHVYRLGSEHGKRVQSMMGAKNHAVVLPDANREQTLNALTGASFGAAGQRCMATSVAVLVGAAREWLPDLVAKAKTLKVNAGNEPGTDVGPVVSRAAKQRILGLIDAGVKEGATLALDGRGVNVPGYEQGNFIGPTVFADVTTDMEIYRTEIFGPVLVVLSVDTLDDAIALVNRNPFGNGVGLFTQSGAAARRFQSEIDIGQVGINIPIPVPVPFFSFTGSRGSKLGDLGPYGKQVVQFYTQTKTVTARWFDDDTVNDGVNTTIRLR; encoded by the coding sequence ATGAGCGCAATTGCTTCGAACGAGACCCGCCGCGACGTCACGAGCGTCCGGTTGCTGATCAACGGAGAGTTCGTCGAATCGAAGACGACCGAGTGGCGCGATATCGTGAACCCGGCTACCCAGGCCGTGCTCGCGCGCGTGCCGTTCGCGACCGCCGCCGAAGTCGACGAAGCGGTGCGCAGCGCGCAGGCCGCGTTCAAAACGTGGAAGGACACGCCGATCGGCGCGCGCATGCGCATCATGCTGAAGTACCAGGCGCTGATTCGCGAGCATATGCCGCGCATCGCGAAGACGCTGTCCGCCGAACAGGGCAAGACGATTCCGGACGCCGAGGGCGATATCTTCCGCGGTCTCGAAGTGGTCGAGCATGCGTGCTCGATCGGTACGTTGCAGCAGGGCGAATTCGCCGAGAACGTCGCCGGTGGCGTCGATACCTACACGCTGCGTCAGCCGCTCGGCGTGTGCGCCGGCATCACGCCGTTCAATTTCCCCGCGATGATCCCGCTGTGGATGTTCCCGATGGCGCTCGTCTGCGGCAACACGTTCGTGCTGAAGCCTTCGGAGCAGGATCCGCTATCGACGATGGAGCTGGTCGAACTCGCGCTCGAAGCCGGCGTGCCGAAGGGCGTGCTGAACGTCGTGCACGGCGGCAAGGAAGTCGTCGACGCGCTCTGCACGCATGAACTGGTGAAGGCGATTTCGTTCGTCGGCTCGACGGCGGTCGGCACGCACGTGTATCGACTCGGCAGCGAACACGGCAAGCGCGTGCAATCGATGATGGGCGCGAAAAATCATGCGGTCGTGCTGCCCGACGCGAATCGCGAGCAGACGTTGAACGCACTGACCGGCGCGTCATTCGGCGCGGCCGGTCAGCGCTGCATGGCGACCTCGGTGGCGGTGCTGGTCGGCGCCGCGCGTGAATGGCTGCCCGATCTGGTCGCGAAGGCGAAGACGCTGAAAGTCAACGCGGGCAACGAGCCGGGCACCGATGTCGGACCGGTCGTGTCGCGCGCGGCGAAGCAACGCATTCTGGGTTTGATCGACGCGGGCGTGAAGGAGGGCGCGACGCTTGCGCTCGATGGCCGCGGCGTGAATGTGCCCGGCTACGAGCAGGGCAACTTTATCGGCCCGACGGTGTTCGCGGATGTGACGACCGACATGGAAATCTACCGCACCGAAATCTTCGGGCCGGTGCTGGTGGTGCTGAGCGTCGACACGCTCGACGACGCGATCGCGCTCGTGAACCGCAATCCGTTCGGCAACGGCGTTGGGCTGTTCACGCAAAGCGGCGCGGCGGCGCGCAGATTCCAGAGCGAGATCGATATCGGCCAGGTCGGCATCAACATTCCGATTCCGGTGCCGGTGCCGTTTTTCAGCTTCACCGGTTCGCGCGGATCGAAGCTCGGCGATCTCGGCCCGTACGGCAAGCAGGTCGTGCAGTTCTATACGCAGACCAAGACGGTCACCGCGCGCTGGTTCGACGACGATACCGTGAACGACGGTGTCAACACGACGATCCGTTTGCGTTGA
- a CDS encoding AMP-binding protein — MTAAKAFLEARDLLVRHRTDYDRAYREFAWPALDEFNWALDYFDAIARDNHNPALWIVDDPASDGLRLSYAQMSERSSRMANFLRGAGVGRGDRVLLMLPNRVELWDVMLAAMKLGAIVLPATTQLSADDVRDRVQIGGAKFAVVDSAELGKFDTLDVPLTRFSAGAPREGWIDLAAAYDASPQFTPDGVTRATDPLLLYFTSGTTSKPKLVEHTHQSYPVGHLSTMYWVGLQPGDIHWNISSPGWAKHAWSCFYAPWNAQACVFVYNFARFAPKDTLAALVRFNVTTLCAPPTVWRMLVQEHLNDYPVKLREIVGAGEPLNPEIIERVRQAWGITIRDGFGQTETTCQIGNSPGQPVVPGSMGRPLPGYKVELIDADDQPVSEGEIALPLAERSLGLMTGYANNPNATAQAMRNGFYRTSDVALRRDDGYYVYVGRSDDVFKSSDYRLSPFELESVLIEHEAIGEAAVVPSPDAVRLSVPKAFVTVRQGYEAGPELACAVFAFSREKLAPYKRIRRLQFSELPKTISGKIRRVELRRRELERTAEPARLTDEYWEEDFPELR, encoded by the coding sequence ATGACTGCAGCGAAAGCCTTTCTCGAAGCGCGCGATCTGCTAGTGCGCCATCGGACCGACTATGACCGCGCCTATCGCGAGTTCGCGTGGCCGGCGCTCGATGAGTTCAACTGGGCGCTCGACTACTTCGATGCGATCGCGCGCGACAACCACAACCCGGCGCTGTGGATCGTCGACGACCCGGCGAGCGACGGTCTGCGGCTGTCCTACGCACAGATGTCCGAGCGCTCGTCGCGGATGGCGAACTTCCTGCGCGGCGCCGGTGTGGGCCGTGGCGACCGCGTGCTGCTGATGCTGCCGAACCGCGTCGAACTCTGGGACGTGATGCTCGCCGCGATGAAGCTCGGCGCGATCGTGCTGCCCGCCACCACGCAACTGTCCGCCGACGACGTGCGCGATCGTGTGCAGATCGGCGGCGCGAAATTCGCGGTTGTCGATAGCGCGGAACTCGGCAAATTCGATACGCTCGACGTGCCGCTGACGCGCTTCTCGGCCGGCGCGCCGCGCGAAGGCTGGATCGACCTCGCCGCCGCTTACGACGCATCGCCGCAATTCACGCCCGATGGCGTCACGCGCGCCACCGATCCGCTGCTGCTGTACTTCACCTCCGGCACGACATCGAAGCCGAAGCTCGTCGAGCACACGCATCAAAGCTATCCGGTCGGGCATCTGTCGACGATGTACTGGGTCGGCCTGCAGCCCGGCGATATCCACTGGAACATCAGTTCGCCGGGCTGGGCCAAGCACGCGTGGAGCTGCTTCTACGCGCCGTGGAACGCGCAGGCCTGCGTGTTCGTGTACAACTTCGCGCGCTTCGCGCCGAAAGATACGCTCGCCGCGCTGGTGCGTTTCAACGTGACCACGCTGTGCGCGCCGCCGACCGTGTGGCGCATGCTGGTGCAGGAGCATCTGAACGACTATCCGGTCAAGCTGCGCGAGATCGTCGGCGCGGGCGAACCGCTGAATCCGGAGATCATCGAGCGGGTCAGGCAGGCATGGGGCATCACGATTCGCGACGGCTTCGGCCAGACCGAAACCACCTGCCAGATCGGCAATTCACCGGGCCAGCCGGTCGTGCCCGGCTCGATGGGGCGTCCGCTGCCGGGCTACAAGGTGGAGCTGATCGATGCCGACGATCAGCCGGTCAGCGAAGGCGAAATCGCGCTGCCGCTGGCCGAACGCTCGCTCGGTCTGATGACTGGCTATGCGAACAACCCGAACGCGACCGCGCAGGCGATGCGCAACGGCTTCTATCGCACGTCGGATGTCGCGCTGCGCCGCGACGATGGCTACTACGTGTACGTCGGCCGCTCGGACGACGTGTTCAAGTCGTCCGATTACCGGCTGAGTCCGTTCGAACTCGAAAGCGTGCTGATCGAACACGAGGCGATCGGCGAGGCGGCGGTCGTGCCGAGTCCCGACGCGGTGCGGCTGTCGGTGCCGAAGGCGTTCGTCACCGTGCGGCAGGGCTACGAGGCCGGGCCCGAACTGGCGTGCGCGGTGTTCGCGTTCTCGCGCGAAAAACTCGCGCCGTACAAGCGGATTCGCCGCCTGCAATTCAGCGAATTGCCGAAGACGATCTCCGGCAAGATCCGCCGCGTCGAATTGCGGCGCCGTGAACTGGAGCGCACGGCCGAGCCCGCGCGCCTGACCGATGAGTACTGGGAAGAGGATTTTCCTGAGCTGCGTTAA
- a CDS encoding cytochrome b yields the protein MSSYSRAADRYTRPAIFFHWAIFLLVALAYLAIEIRGPRGSDSRVFWTGVHYWAGTLVLGLAVLRLLWRLWAGAPEEIANNRLLAFLARGAHLSLYVFIFAQPLLGMLMVNAGGHPVTLAWTGVSFTLIGADSIARHLLKDAHVLLGNLFYWVIGLHALAAIAHHVLLKDRTLRRII from the coding sequence ATGTCCTCATATAGTCGCGCGGCGGACCGTTACACACGGCCCGCGATATTTTTCCACTGGGCCATTTTTCTGCTGGTCGCCCTAGCCTATCTGGCGATCGAAATACGCGGCCCGCGCGGCTCCGATAGCCGCGTCTTCTGGACCGGCGTGCATTACTGGGCGGGTACGCTGGTGCTCGGGCTGGCGGTGCTGCGGCTGCTGTGGCGACTGTGGGCCGGCGCGCCGGAGGAAATTGCAAACAACCGGCTACTCGCGTTTCTCGCGCGCGGCGCGCATCTCTCGCTGTATGTGTTCATCTTTGCGCAGCCGCTGCTCGGCATGTTGATGGTCAATGCGGGCGGTCATCCGGTGACGCTCGCGTGGACGGGTGTCAGCTTTACGCTGATCGGCGCGGACTCGATCGCGCGGCATCTGTTAAAAGACGCGCACGTGTTGCTCGGCAACCTGTTCTACTGGGTGATCGGACTGCACGCGCTGGCGGCCATCGCGCATCACGTGCTTTTGAAGGATCGCACGCTGCGGCGCATCATCTGA
- a CDS encoding AraC family transcriptional regulator: MKNDKGTISVSLVEETLALAKARGLDARPLAEAAGIAAPLLASPKSRVSSTQYGALWAGIARALDDEFFGQDSHPMKSGSFIAMTQMALGARNGAQALTRAVGFMRLVLDDLGATIETPAAADTRTGTAHVRVRFVERAGTPAPKMFAYATYFILIYGLVCWLVGRRIPLFEARFRCAAPPDAHEYRLMFCEQMHFDAPESYVDLDPAFLELPVIQTARSARTFLRDAPGSFIIKYRNPGSLAARVRKTLRALPMSNWPGSDQMAARLHVAEATMRRYLKQEGHTYQSIKDALRRDIAIAELQRTNRTIADIANMVGFAEPSAFHRAFHKWTGMRPADYRPARSAQSVRTTAPDLTRRAESD; this comes from the coding sequence ATGAAAAACGACAAAGGCACCATTTCCGTCAGTCTGGTCGAGGAAACGCTCGCACTCGCGAAGGCACGCGGCCTCGATGCGCGGCCGCTCGCCGAAGCCGCCGGCATCGCCGCGCCGCTGCTCGCGTCGCCGAAAAGCCGCGTGTCGTCCACACAATACGGCGCGCTGTGGGCCGGCATCGCGCGCGCGCTCGACGATGAATTCTTCGGCCAGGACTCGCATCCGATGAAAAGCGGCAGCTTCATCGCGATGACGCAAATGGCGCTCGGCGCGCGCAACGGCGCGCAGGCACTGACGCGCGCGGTCGGCTTCATGCGGCTCGTGCTCGATGATCTCGGCGCGACGATCGAAACGCCCGCGGCCGCCGACACGCGAACCGGCACGGCGCACGTGCGCGTCAGATTCGTCGAACGCGCGGGCACGCCGGCCCCGAAGATGTTCGCGTACGCGACGTATTTCATCCTCATCTACGGGCTCGTGTGCTGGCTGGTCGGACGGCGCATTCCGTTGTTCGAGGCGCGCTTTCGCTGCGCGGCGCCGCCCGACGCGCACGAATACCGGCTGATGTTCTGCGAACAGATGCATTTCGACGCGCCCGAGTCGTACGTCGATCTCGATCCCGCGTTTCTCGAACTGCCGGTGATTCAAACCGCGCGCTCGGCACGCACGTTTCTGCGCGACGCGCCCGGCAGCTTCATCATCAAATACCGCAATCCGGGCTCGCTCGCCGCGCGCGTACGCAAGACGCTGCGCGCGCTGCCGATGTCGAACTGGCCCGGCTCCGATCAGATGGCCGCGCGCCTGCATGTCGCCGAAGCGACGATGCGCCGCTATCTGAAGCAGGAAGGCCATACCTATCAGTCGATCAAGGACGCACTGCGGCGCGATATCGCGATCGCCGAACTGCAGCGCACCAACCGCACGATCGCCGATATCGCGAACATGGTCGGCTTCGCGGAGCCGAGCGCGTTTCACCGCGCATTCCACAAATGGACCGGCATGCGTCCGGCCGACTATCGGCCGGCGCGAAGCGCGCAAAGCGTGCGGACCACCGCGCCCGATCTCACGCGCCGCGCGGAATCGGACTAA